Proteins encoded together in one Quercus lobata isolate SW786 chromosome 3, ValleyOak3.0 Primary Assembly, whole genome shotgun sequence window:
- the LOC115980884 gene encoding putative pentatricopeptide repeat-containing protein At1g12700, mitochondrial: MKEESRRRRRRVYETVSSLPSPISAPKLNPICLLDLQENVISNTSSSYCYYSTLTTATTTITRRKNPHQKQNQNQFLQSVRDQCKYGSLRNVDHALDLFDTMLHMHPLPFIGDFTLLLGAVVRMKHYSLPFSLIKRMELFGIPPDVYTLTVLIKCFCNLNRVDFGFSVLATILKLGYIPDSVILNTLVKGLYLQGNIAGAVRLVEDMEKNGLVIEALNLLIEMRSKGIQPNVVTYTCLIQGLCNFGRWREATTLLNEMTQRKIIPNLQTFSILVDTFCKEGMLTETNEVFTMMIQRGIEPNIVTYSSLIDGYCLQNKMDDAIKTFNMMACGQLPNPQTYAILLDGLCKNKKIGEALALFQEMEDKNLDNNIVFYNILIDSMCNARKLTTAREIFNSLLAKGLQPDIRTYTIMIKGFCKERLIDEATELLEKMDGNHFSPDDCTYNTIIQGLLQQNETIKAMELIKIMVDKGFSANATTASMLVDLLSTNPRDKTLQELLHY; the protein is encoded by the exons ATGAAAGAGGAGAgtaggagaagaagaagaagagtgtaCGAAACAGTCTCATCACTTCCTTCTCCGATCTCTGCCCCGAAACTCAACCCGATTTGTTTGCTAGATCTTCAGGAAAATGTCATATCCaacacttcttcttcttattgttATTATTCTACTCTTACTACTGCTACTACTACTATTACTAGAAGAAAAAACCCACATCAGAAAcagaatcaaaatcaattctTGCAATCTGTTAGAGATCAGTGCAAGTATGGAAGCTTAAGGAATGTTGATCATGCCTTAGACCTGTTTGATACAATGCTTCACATGCACCCTTTGCCTTTCATTGGAGATTTTACTCTATTGTTGGGTGCGGTTGTAAGAATGAAGCATTACTCTCTACCCTTTTCTCTAATTAAACGAATGGAATTATTCGGAATCCCGCCCGATGTTTATACTCTCACTGTTTTGATTAAATGCTTCTGCAATTTGAATCGGGTGGATTTCGGGTTCTCTGTCTTGGcaacaattttgaaacttggttaTATTCCAGACTCTGTTATTCTAAACACTCTTGTCAAGGGGCTGTATCTTCAAGGTAACATTGCTGGAGCTGTGAGGTTGGTTGAAGATATGGAGAAAAACGG ATTGGTAATTGAGGCTTTGAACCTTTTGATTGAAATGAGGAGCAAAGGTATTCAACCGAATGTTGTCACTTACACGTGCTTAATTCAAGGCCTGTGCAATTTTGGCCGATGGAGGGAGGCTACTACTTTGTTGAATGAGATGACGCAAAGGAAAATCATTCCAAATTTGCAAACCTTTAGCATATTGGTGGACACATTCTGCAAGGAAGGGATGTTGACCGAGACAAACGAAGTTTTTACCATGATGATTCAAAGAGGCATTGAGCCTAACATAGTCACATATAGCTCTTTGATTGATGGTTATTGTTTACAAAACAAAATGGATGATGCTATCAAAACGTTTAATATGATG GCATGTGGCCAACTTCCAAATCCCCAAACCTATGCTATCTTGTTGGATGGCCTTtgtaagaacaaaaaaattggggaGGCGTTGGCATTGTTTCAAGAGATGGAAGACAAAAATTTGGACAACAATATTGTGTTTTACAACATCTTGATTGACAGTATGTGCAATGCTAGGAAACTTACAACTGCAAGAGAAATCTTTAATAGTCTTCTTGCAAAAGGATTGCAACCTGATATTCGGACTTACACTATAATGATCAAAGGGTTTTGCAAAGAAAGGCTAATTGATGAAGCGACTGAGCTGCTAGAGAAAATGGATGGGAACCATTTCTCTCCTGATGATTGCACATATAACACAATCATCCAAGGGTTGTTGCAACAGAATGAGACAATAAAGGCTATGGAACTTATTAAGATAATGGTTGACAAGGGATTTTCAGCAAATGCAACCACTGCATCCATGTTGGTTGACTTGCTATCTACAAATCCAAGAGATAAAACACTTCAAGAATTACTTCATTATTAA